A segment of the Anguilla anguilla isolate fAngAng1 chromosome 6, fAngAng1.pri, whole genome shotgun sequence genome:
ggtacatgtgtgcatatgtgtgcgtggtCAACTTTTTTCAAATGCTGTGAGGCTGTGGGCAGCTATGTGGATTAAATGGAAGGCAAAACCCTAGATGTGAATCATGTTATCCTGTTACCTCATGCAGGACATAACCTGTAAAGCAGCATCTGTACCAAATGATCAAATGCTACACAGTTTTCCATGCCAATGCCGTCGATTGTCTGTAAAACAGAAATTAGTCTTGACAATATTTTCACCTGTAGCATACATTTCTTTGCATACCAGTAATCCCGTTAGTTGTGTTACCGTCCAAATCGACTAGGTTTACAACAACATGATAACAATTCTGTGAATTCTGTGTaaaccaaaaacctgcacccacactgaaccttttcagataagactggacaccctttgctgtgtgtgtgcatgtgtcataCAGGTGAGGTGGCAtctgctgtgtttttcatgtgtgtacgtgtgtgcatgctgcaTACATGGGTGCATGTGTAGTACAGGCATTGCTGTACTTGCTTTCTTAGATAAGTGGGCATGTGCGTGTTAAACGATGCTGTACCTGCTCTCTTAGATAGGTGTGCATGCAGGGCCCAAGGCCCCTCAGAGTTAGCCCTACTATGAAGCACCAGATGGACAGTCCTGCTTCCACTGCTGCTAGCAGTGCACTGGGAAACCACAAGGCCAGAGTGGTGTCCTGTAAGTAGATAGTTGGTTtaagtcatgcacacacagataaaacCCAACACAATTTCTCCAGTCCAATGAGTCCATTAGATGTCCCATCATAATCCGCAGTGcagttttaaaatcaaatacTCCAACTGCACcccacacattaaaaaaatatcatatcaaatatcatttttgttttcaaccaAATTAGTTATTCTTTAGCTGGATTAATTTCAGGATAATTGACTTGGACTTGGCCACATTTAAGGCCTaagcaatgcaaatgaaaaaaacacatcttgGGGCGATTAAGCATTAAGCAAACCTTAGAAATATAGGACCACCTGGAGGAGACTCACGTAAATGCGGGTGGTGTCAAAGGGGCAGTCTGTCATGAAAGACGagtgggggctgatgggaaggcCAGTGGAGTTGCAGCCCACCATAAGACTGTGACCGTTCCCTTCAATGGTGAGAGTGATGGCCAGGAGCAGACCCACACAGCAGGCAGTAGACAACAGGGCATTCAGGAAAGATGATACCAGAAGACCCACATGCTAAACGGGGTAAATTAAGAAtttgtttaaaacattgttttggcACTCATCACATGTCTCATGTCTTAATAAAGATTTGCATATCCaaggaaaaatgtaattcaatgaAATTCAGAATACAGGACAGCAATTCCCTTGGACAAATTTTCTGGAATATAGGTTTTCACTCAGGAAAACATCTCTTTCTAAGCAAACTATTCTCAGCCTCTTTTATGGATCATATACTGAAACACTTTGAACATTTTCTCATACTTTCTGTTAAACTGGTAGCCCCAATATTGTTTATCATATAAGACTGTGACACTGGAAAACTCCCTAAACCGCTTCACATCCTTTCCTAAACAACTGTATAAAATCAATTGCACATTTCCCCTAAACCAAGAAAACCCTGTCTTGCTCTGTGCTTTTCcacaatcatttttaatatcttGCAAGTTTAATGAAGAGTTGTTATCAAGGATGtacaatattattaaaatactttacCATTTTCCAAATAGAGAGATTTTTAGACACCAAAACAGCAATGATGCCAGTTGCAATActctgaaaataataatcagtGAAAATTAGTGACAAGACAGAAATGGGCATAAACAACGTTTACAATGATAACGCATTTTACATTGGTTATTTCTGTGCCTACCACCCCAGGAAAATGTTTACCGCAATACTAGTTATACCCAGGagttcaaaattaaaattaacacAATTATACAAGCCATAAATCTACCATCTAAGACATATACGTTCACTGACCAGCAGTCCTGAAGTCGCAGATATTACGTTGGCAGCAGAGTATTCGGTCGTGATTTTATCGTTCGGTTTAGAAATATGACGCAAAATGCAGCCATGAACAATTGCACCCAAGAGTAAGTTTATGTGGCCAACGAAAATCAGTGTTATTCCTTTCTTCATTAGTCGTCGCGGCCCCTTGAGtttatctgaaaaaataaaataaaataaaacatgatagTGTAGCCACTTTCAGTCTTGGAATGACAATGACTAAAAAGCCTAATGCTAGACTGGTATTTCATTCcacttgaaaaaagaaaaaaaagaatgccacGGAAGCATTTGAACGGATTTATACATACGGTTATATTGAAAGGTATCAGTTTTCGCACTATatctgattttaaataaaacaacaatgaggttaaagtgcaaactgtcaagtttatttttatggtatttacatccatatcaggtgatcaaCCTAtaggaattacaaccctttttctacatagtccctccattttaggggagcaaaagaaacaatattgctcccctaaaattaatataaagtaGGGGAGAGTCACTATGAAtataacagtttttggattttgctcatttaccCAGAAACTATTTAACCTAGctctatgaaattttacttccgTGGTAGTAGTCATTAGCCACTTCAATTACATTCATACGTTAATCGAGTCAGAtataattaaaactaaaatactgGATGTCcgatgttacattcataccacCGAGTATGATTGTAACAGAGATGCAGAATAATTGcaacagtaattaaaaatgcCCTATGATGTGCGTACGCAGattttttctgcacatactattgttaatcaaggaaacacattttcaatggtaAAGTGAGACTAGCCACATTCTCACATCATGAAGCATGGGGCATTATTCATGAGAAAAGACTATGTAAACATGCATAAGCACAAGCAACTTTTTAACTTACCATGTAGTGAGTTGTGGTAACATCCAAATTGaagaggaaagctgcttttacTTGTTTCTCAACACAAAGGTAAGCTTGTACAAACCAAATAGTCGAccatacagaccaatctggtccatgcttattttaaatgccGGTGACCAAGTGACGGTTTCTTTTATATTAATCACTTGGAGCATACTGAAAATGAGGCTATGCCAccacagcaagcaaattagccgAACACATTTACCATTAGACactgaactaacttaaaaattcaaacacgttgatgagtaaaataaatttcttaaataaatattaaacaccatttaataAGCCTAGGgtctccccaaaaggacactacatgtaAATCGTTTTTAACAGCATAATGTCCCTAATCTCCAAGTCTGAAGCCCTGACCTCCCAGGGTACCAACCCAAATTTCTGCTAGAATATACACTCCGACAATTATGTTAACTTTTCTAGGacagataacttttttaaatgaagtaggCTAGTCTATGATTTGATATATCGTAAATAGAAATAAAGCTTAATAGCCGAAATTACTCCTGGAACAGATTACTCCTTAGTTCCCTAAACATTATTGGAAATACTTCCACTAAAAGTACAGTGTTCCGTACCTTTAggtggtagaggactgaattgcgcatgtacaaacctgaaataacTAGGGAGGCGCATTGAACCCAAGTTATTTAGTGTTAGGTTTATCGAGCGTTACATTTATGGAAACTCTCCCatatactgaaaaacaaacaacgtAAGGTTTCACACCGAACATACTCTTAAATTTGTGGCAGAACATTTTTAGTTCGTGGAATGATGCTTACATAAAACAATGCCACGTATAACCACAGCACACCgcatttatggaaataaagtaacGTGTATGTTTACGCAAAACATACTCACCGAATCCACACATTTCGTCCGCTTAAGAATCATACAAATTTTCAGAAGTTGTGAGaggtaaaatgttttgcatggaaataattttctccttttgtctttcttttttccctagCTGTACAAAGTCGCAAGTCATCCGTGACGTGGTAAATTTTACCTGAGATGCGGAAGTGAGCAAAAAATATCAAAGGTCATACAATGAAAATTTAAcctcacatttacgaacacattAAATCAGACAGATGCAAAATAAGAAACGCTTTAAGGAATTTACTTCTATTATCACGATATGCTAGATTAGCACAAAAACGAATGACCACGAAATGTACAAAGCAATGTGTTTAATATCATTATGTATTCGTTCTAAGATGCTAAATTTATCTCCCATGTGACAACTTGATCGTTAATAACTACCCCCGTGTGGACAGGGTTCTGGAATTGTGGAAAACTTGATCAGGGTGGATAAAAGGAAGACTGGTATAGAGTTCTACTCAACCATTACATTCatgtattatacatttaaatggGAAGGATTTCTGCGTAATTAATGCCTTTAATGTTTGAGTCATTTGTCTAGATAGAAAATGTCAGTCAGATCTCTTGTCGTGGGGCCTTTTTAAATCTTGCCGTACCATAGGTAATAAGTCTTGTACATACACCTAGTGGCTATTTAATTAGTATACCTATCTAGTACAGGGTAGGAACCCATTTTGCCTCTGTAACAGCTGGAATTCTTCATGGCATGGATTCTACAAAGTGCTGGAGCATCCCATAGAGATTTTGGTCCATTCTGACTCAATAACATCACACAGTTCCTGAAGAATATttacacattcatgctgcaaacaTCCCATTCCACTTTATCCCAAAAGGTGCTCTACTGGATTGAGATCTCGGGGCTGTGCTGGCCATTACAgtatagtgcttttttaaaattattttttacagggAACTGTCACAAacacgctttacagagtagcaaggatGGATCCGTGGCTGTTTCTGCCAAATTCTAACCCTACCATTTGTATGTTGCAGCAAAATTCAAGATTTTCAGATTGCAATCTTTAGTCAACCAGTTTCGGTGATCACTTGcgcatcttcctgttcttagctgacaggagtggaaccctGACAGGAGTGGACTTTTGTTGCTGTCGCCCATCCACTACAAGGTTTGATGCGTTGTGCTTCCAGAGATGTCCTTCTAAATACCACTGTAGTTATTTGGGCatgtgtggcctttctgttaacTTGAACAAGTATGCCCATTCTGCTCTTGAcatctctcattaacaaggtgtttttacCAACAGAACtggagttttttaaattatttaaaaaaaaatctaattatcaGGGTTAAATGACAGAACAGAatagacataacacagaaaTAGACACATAAAAGAGAGTAAGGTTGGAAATGTAAGTACGCAAATACAGACGCTTCGAGCTACGCAAAGTCGAAATTTCACGCATAATTGTGTTCTAAAATGTGTCACCTGAAATTCTTAACGCAAAGCTGCACTTTCAAGTGTCACAGCAAGAATCCTTTTAGTTGTCTAACAACAGGCTGAAGCCATCTTCTTCCATTTGTGCTTTCTTCCGCTCAGTGTTTTGAAACTGTCCTGGATTGCCCTCTTGAGGACTCGGGTTTATTACCTCCACATGGATTTGAGAACGCACTTTGAGTATGTGCAACTGAGCCATGTGTCTGCAGTGCATTGGCCTGGCATTGTCATTTGCGTTTGTGTACTTGCGAAGGGTATGTTTCTGGCCTAGACCTTTCAGCCTTCATCCTGTTGTTACCAGGGGACTCCCAAGTATCAGTATCTGGAGACCAGAGCATGGGGTGTGGTGACAGCAAGGGGTGTGTGGAAAGCAATGGGCATGTTGACAGCATTTTTCTATTGGTCGATAATTTAGTTACACACATGCTATCCAATCCAAAGCACCCTCCAGAGAAGTAGGCatatcaaaataaattgtttctGTGCATACACATCTTGGTACCTGTATAATCACAGAGAACCAATACATTCATATCAAACACATGCTGTTTAGACATACAAACCTTCAGCTACCAATAATTTAGTTCATTGAAGGCTTGAAGTGGAATAAATAAGTGTGGTACTCATGTGAGCAAAATGTAGAAGTCGCGGTACAGCATTGGTTGTTTGATTTATACCATGTGATGTGGGTGTTGTATAACGCATTCcgtaataaaatgtattcttgtTGTATCATAAGTAAAATAGGATTTATGACCATTCACTGTTTCAATCTGCAACTTATTTAGACACAATTGTTGTCGTTACTGTTGTTGTAAAAGCCCAATCTGACTTTGATAACCTCATTCATATTGCCAGTATTACACATTACTGCAGAATTTTGGTAGGTTCAGCCTTATATTGCAAACATGAAATTACTGGTGCTTTTCTTACAAAGCAGAGCCATGACTGCACTTTCTTTATGTTGATGGACTTCTCTTTTCTGTTAAGTtcaatattgattttctttggTTTGATGATACTGATATAATAAAATTGATGTTTGAAACTTAAGTATTAATCATTTGATTCATTGCTCAGAATAAAGTGTGCATTTTAGCCTGCTTCTATTGCTCACACCTGTGTCTACTATGTGTAACCTAACAGATTTAACAACCTTGATGTTTAATTCTTTATCTATGCATATtacatgtttaaatgtttaaaatataacaataacacTTCTGCTTTTGTATCTGTATAATCTCTACAGGAAACGtattcatatttctgaaatatacgTAAATAAGTGTGGTACTCATGTGagtatttatttactaaatCCAACTATTTCTTCCTTCAGTCTACTTCATAATACTGCGTACAACCACTAGCAAAcattttgtgtgtctgcgtgtgtgtactaCATTTCTATACGTAGGCTAAGGTTCACTGTAAACCTGAACAGTACTACTAACtcaaaaatattgtgaataCTACAATCAAAACCTGCTACATAGTTAACCCAACAATAAACTATTAGGTTTTCTGAACGAgtaatctatttttatttttgtgtgccTCAGTATTTCTAAGTAAACACAACTACTCCAATCATTTCTTTTGAGTATATAGAGGGACATATCCTGACGTCATCTACATCacgttttcagaaaaatccaTCCAATATGGCTACCCCTCCAATCGAGAAGGTTCCTGCTGAAGTTAGTTACTATCTATGTGGAGAAAAGTGGTAATTAACATTAAGTTAATGCACAAAACTTATCAGAACTATGTTGGTTGCAGTAACGGTATATAAggatattatatttaaaaatgtttgattgttagactttttaaattccattttttaCTTTCGAGGTAATGTACCGTGTGCAACAGGAGGCAGTTTCCCATTGCTTCGCGCCCATTTTTAAATTCGATTAACTTATCTGCAGTGCAGACCTTTCTCCATAGTCTAATGGTAGTTATGGTGAAAATAACATTATGTCAGCAACGTTAGCTGATAACTTCTTTATTCAGTCGTCGACAGTCATTATTAAGTAAGTCATTATTAAGTATGTTGCTGCTTTTTCTGTTAAGCGCTCTGATCTGGTAAGTTAACAAATTTCACTTAGCtatacttagctagctagctaaccttatgTTAACCTCATGTATACAAATGTCTGCCCGCCTTGTCAAGCTTGTTAGTTGTGAGCCAGTACCTATGTTAAATGCTTGATGGTTCAGTCTATTTTGGAattgtttttctgtctttcatttttcccacggcgctGCGCAGGATGCCGCCGTGAGCTATGCAtcgcaaattgtggtcactcactcactcacggatgaCCTTTGTAAGATGCATTCGCAggaggtgcgccgtgggtctggacggtttcgtgcttgttatttttaaaactttaagctgaagtaatgttagctagtttgcttttatgcaGTTCTTCACTAAACCACCAAAGGGTGGCCTTGTGTTATGGTTTAATATGTTGGTTATATTACATATTCTAtagttgaattattttttactaaaaTAGTGATGGCAGCTGAGCATTTTGTTACTGTAGCTTTAGAATTATACCTACATATAATGTTAACATTTAGGGATTTCAAATGACTACTTAGCCACTCAATTTGAAGTCCAAGAACATGGTTACTATTTTGCTagacatttaattttacattataGGGAGCTTGTGACCAAAATTTAAACTGTAAGAGCAACCTATCCAGTCAGGATAGTTTACTCCAGTGAGCCTTGGCTTGATGGGAAAGGAAGTGTGCTAACTTGTGCCTACTTCCATCAACCGAAAATTCAGGAGGCTTGAGGTCCTCCTGTTTGGTTTTTGCTGAGAGGGTTTCGCATTCAACATAACATCTTTGTGCCCACGTGGGTACTATTATGAACTGCGGTGCATAAATAGGGTTTCAGTGTAATACCGTGTCGCAATTCAATCACcaataaattatatttgcattAAGTTGTAAAGTTCTTATTGTCGACTGgtttaatattgtttgtttattctgttGCCACAGGATCAAATTATCAACAGTGTTGAGGAGCATTGACCTTTATTTTAATGGTTATCTATTGGTTTAACCATTATCAAGCGGAATTCTATCTTATACTAAACAGTTGCCATTGAAATTGTAGTGAGCAGATTATTCAATGGAGTGGAAGTGCAAGTTGTGTACTTGAAGTTTAACAATGAAGTTCTATGCCTAGGATTGTATTTGACTAGATGGAGCACATTTGTAAGTTGGAGAAATTCATTGTAAATGTTGGTATTTTCCTGAGCTATGTTgacaatcagaaaaaaatatgctgcCCTTGTCCTTAAAGAGGATTTTATTCtcgtatttattgatttactttcATACAACGTCTTGATACAAGGATTAATTGTATGTAAAGGGtgataaaaaaggttttttgcattaaaataattcatgGATTTGTCCTTCATCTGGGGATGGTGGAACCCCAGAAGTTCCTGCTATGTGTATATGTTGCCACAAATGTTGCCATGAAACTCACCCTGACTAAGCAGCCAAAGTCAGTGGAAGAACTAATAAACACAATGAAAGAGAAGTTCAAGCCAAGACTGGACTGTGAATTTACCCTGCTCTATGAAGTTCCTGACTTTGATGGACAACTCAGCTGTCTGGTGGACATTGAAGAGTTGCCAGAGAAAGGCACGTTGAAAGTTGTCCGATCAGAAACTGATACCAGCTCATGTGCAAGTTCCGATACTGACATACTCCTCCATGTGCCTGTAACTCAGCGTCAGAAGAACTGGCCTGATGCTTTCCCTATGCCTACTTTTTCCTATGAAGTGGAGCATATACTTGAGGAGGGGAACACTGTTTTCAAGAGATCTGGAAAGAAACTGTAGTTAACCAGGGCCCAAAAGCACAACATCCTGGAGAACATGGCCGCAACAATGCATAGCTAAACCTTACCCAAATGACTGGGAAGTGGGGAAGGCAGCTGAAGCTCTGGTTACAGCTCATCCATGTCTCAGAGAGCCTGTCTCAGAGTGGATGGTACAGCTGGAAGGTCAGCTTGAAGTTCAAGATGGGGAATTATTGTACCAAGCTGGCCAGATCTGGGTGTATGGAGGTGTCTGTCAATGTAGGCAAAAGGAGCAGAAACAACCGTGACAGTGAGTCCCCCCACTCCAACATAAAGAGAGCCAGACAGGTTAACTACCTTCCAAACTTCCCCAGAGGAGAAAACCAGACCAGTTTGGAACAAATGCGACTACAGATGCTGCATGAAGTTgagaagagtgagagaaacCTGCTGTTGATAGAATCGCTTATGCAAATGAACTTTGCCCTTCATCGCACAGATTCAGTTCATTTCTGTCCTGCAAGCACTGTTattgtatcattttttattgatatcaTTATCAGCGATCTCCCCTGGTTGGCTGATGCATTTGCATTGTTATTTGATTTAatatatgcattacatttagACTACTCCAAGAAGCTCGTCCACACCTTTACCTAAATCCAAAAAGTACTGATGGGTCTTGATGATGGTAAACCACTGAAACCCTGCCTAATGAAAAATGACCtctttctgtcaggaccactgtcatcaaagtagaactttattgacaataaaggcaatacagttatgtttggcggtatggctctgttctggagctctcccgccaaccacgcagcccgcgtggataaggccgggaggccagcagccaaacccccttagaggggtacacacagaacagatccagcagcaaagcaagttcttaacacatagggatggagcaatgtaatttcttaacacataggaatggagaaatgcaaattcttgacgcatagggatggagctggggtggtggaggggatttacgaagcaacgtgcagcgcttgcatgcaggaggagcagccgaatgagtagagggaggctgtttaagtagaccgccctgttagtgaatgtactgtgataggcgaacatcactcagctgagccatcagctgattcagccggagcgcttgactctcgtggcctgccagaactacacGATGCTCCATTATTGAAAGAGTGAGCacagttgtgcatgtgtgtgcacgtgcttgcatgcatatacagtgtgtatgtcATGCTCAATAACATTATTGGCACTCCTCCCTAAACAAACCAAGTATATTGTTGCTGTGAGCATTTGAATGAAACAGTTTTTCAACATTACGTTTATCATTTAAACTAACAGTTAAACTAACATTtgccaaaattatttaaatgtgttacaATTACATAAGGGTTAAGTAGTGTTATATTTGATAACATGGGTTGTGATGTAATTTTCATTATGTCTGCCTCACCAATACCAATCTACCTCAGTTTGCTAATGTTTGCAAATTACATAATGTTTATTGCATACAGTAGTTTTTTTACTAAAAATTGGTGATCTTGAATTCCTGTCCCTGAACTAATGTGAGATGTGCGTTTACAAAAGACTTGATTtcttttaattgattttttgtttatttattcagttgtgtttcatgttttaaatcCCATTTGGAGTTTGTTTTATGGCTTGATGGGCAaggttttaaatacatttttattgttgttgaaAGAAATCAGGCCATCAGTTTTAGATAAAGCACTTTTAAACTGCCTTAAAGAAACCTTGGGAGGCTTAATTTGTACGCATTGTCACTTTTTGCATAAACGGGTAATATTTGTGACCTAAATCTCTGATACTAAACTGATGCAAGATGGGTCTTAGCAAAAGGAAAAGGCTTTTTCTTCCtgtagtcccccccccccccacccatgtaCAATTAGCGCTATGTTCCTGGTTCCCTAACAGTTCCTGGGTACCTGAAATGTAGagatgcacacattcacacacaaccacacccatACTTGCATAGTAACCACACACTCATAAATGTACAATCTTGCATGGagatacacaaccacacacatacttgcacagaaacacacaaaactgcacacacaatcacaccgatacacactcgtacacaacgacacatactcacaaacgaacacacaaaaccacacgcGCTTCCTATACGTACAGTCCGTGAGGTCACAAATTTTGGGCTGCTCGAGGACGTCCACATAGGGGTCCGCGTGGACCCTCCGGACATGGGCGGATGACGACATTTACGTCACACGGACAAAAGTGGACCCTCGCGGACACGCGGAAAGTATGAAGcattttacagtctctggtatgAAGCAGCCGAGGTGTCGAAAGACGTCTTCACTGTGGTTGGTTGTTACAGACCTCCGTCTGCTCCAAGTAATATGCTGTCTTGTTTCACGAAATGCATGGCGAAACTGAACTACAGTGAGGTTGTCAATATCGGAGATCTAAATTGGGATTGGTTAAAACCGATGTCTGATGATTTAAAGGCTTACTGCGACTCTGAATTTAACGCAATCAATGGCCCAACACGTCCAAATCAGAAATGTCCAGAGAAATCGACCCTTATTGATCTTTTCCTGACAAATGTTCCGCACAGATATATTGAAACTGGTATTTTTGTTAATGATCTGagtgaccactgtgccattgcAGCTATACGCAACACTAAGATCCTTAAAACCAACCCCCGTTttctccaaaaacatttttcaaaacaatcgTTTTTACACGACCTGCACTATTGTGATTGGAGCAGGATCAGTCTTATTCCAGATGTTGAAATGGCTTGGACTTCTTTAGGGACAATTCCTTGAAATTCTCAAACAAACATGCTCCTTTTAGAACTTATAGGATTAAAGATAGGGAAAATCCTTGATTTTCTGACGAGTTGTCTAAGCAATTACACATGAGAAACCAAGCTTGGGCTACTGCTAGGAGAACAGGTTCAGAGTCAGATTGGCTAATATTTAGGTTTCTGAGGAATAAGTGTACACTTTTAGTTAAGATGCTAGAATCTGACTACTTTGTATCAACCACAACCAAACAACCCTTTCAAattttggaaagtattcagatCCCTGAGTACAAACTGTAATTATGAACTGCCGCCATGTATTATAAAAGGTGTTGATAAGGTCACCAATAGAGCT
Coding sequences within it:
- the LOC118229065 gene encoding keratinocyte-associated protein 3 is translated as MCGFDKLKGPRRLMKKGITLIFVGHINLLLGAIVHGCILRHISKPNDKITTEYSAANVISATSGLLSIATGIIAVLVSKNLSIWKMHVGLLVSSFLNALLSTACCVGLLLAITLTIEGNGHSLMVGCNSTGLPISPHSSFMTDCPFDTTRIYDTTLALWFPSALLAAVEAGLSIWCFIVGLTLRGLGPCMHTYLREQLEEEAMAIRMGTDSNFFSHQLIGPQSVN